CATACAGCGGGATCAGGTTGGTGACTCGCGCATTAAAGATGATCACGAGGATCGCCGACGCCGTGGATAACAGCACGATCCCGTTCGAGAACACCAGCCGGTCGCCCAACGATGTAAACTGACGTGGCAAGAAGCGGTCGCGGGCAATAAACGAGGCCAGTCGCGGAAAGTCTGCGAACGCGGTATTGGCTGCCAGGAACAGAATGCTCGCCGTCGCACATTGCAAGATCGTATGCAGCATGCCGTCGCCAAACACGCCGCGCCCGATCTGCGACAGAATCGACTCTTGATTGCTGGGGACCGCGCCATAGCTTGAGAGCCAGGTAATGCCGAGAAACATCGTCAACAAAAAGGCGGCCATCCAGACCAGGGTGAGTCGGGCATTATGCGCCTCCGGCTTCTTAAAGGCCGGCACGCCGTCGGCAATCGCTTCGATGCCGGTCAGCGCCGCGCAGCCGGAGGCAAAGGACGCCATCAGCAGGAAAATCCCGATCGGCTCATAGTGGCTGCCAGCGCCAAACTCGGTTTCGCCTGGTCCGGCGACGGGGCCGGGCGGCGGCATGATCGCGATGGTATCACCCGTGAGCCAGCGAAACACCCCATACCCGATCATCGACAGCACCATGACGAGAAAGATATACGTTGGTGCCGCAAACAGCGTGCCGGACTCGCGCAGGCCACGCAGGTTTGCCAGCGCGATCAGCGCAATTGCGAGCACGGCGATCGGCACACTGTAGGGTGCCAGCGGCTTGATCAACGAGGTCAGCGCGAACACGCCCGCCGAGATCGACACCGCGACCGTCAGGATATAATCGGTCAGCAGCGCCGCTCCCGCAATCAGCCCCGGCACGCGGCCCAGGTTTTCCGAACACACAATATATGAGCCACCGCCCTTGGGATAGGCCGCGATCGTCTGGCGGTACGAAAACACGACGATGATCAACAGCAGCGCGATCACGCCTGCGATCGGGCCAGCGTACCTGAACGCTGCTGCGCCGATCAGCACGGGACCG
This is a stretch of genomic DNA from Herpetosiphonaceae bacterium. It encodes these proteins:
- a CDS encoding APC family permease, translating into MIGELKRVVIGSPIETARQEHERLNKRTALAVFSSDAMSSSAYATEEILRHLALAGPVLIGAAAFRYAGPIAGVIALLLIIVVFSYRQTIAAYPKGGGSYIVCSENLGRVPGLIAGAALLTDYILTVAVSISAGVFALTSLIKPLAPYSVPIAVLAIALIALANLRGLRESGTLFAAPTYIFLVMVLSMIGYGVFRWLTGDTIAIMPPPGPVAGPGETEFGAGSHYEPIGIFLLMASFASGCAALTGIEAIADGVPAFKKPEAHNARLTLVWMAAFLLTMFLGITWLSSYGAVPSNQESILSQIGRGVFGDGMLHTILQCATASILFLAANTAFADFPRLASFIARDRFLPRQFTSLGDRLVFSNGIVLLSTASAILVIIFNARVTNLIPLYAVGVFLGFTLSQLGMVRRWFRLKEGGWRRSAFLNGLGALTTFMVLCVIIIAKFSEGAWMVVLLIPMIVVLFLGIHTHYVNAAKQLSLEGLAPPPALHNTVIVPVSTLHRGVINALKYAEAMAPGNVTAVHIAMDEEQTAKLRAKWSTWGGNIPLVVLDSPYRSLVRPLIRYLDEIDRRWDTDVITVVLPEFVPARWWHALLHNQTALLLKGALLFRKNRVVVSVPYRLEH